GGCTACTTATGAAGTACTTGAGAGATGGAATTTCAGTATAGAGACTGACAAGGAGGTGGTTGAGAAAGGGTTAGtccattttctttctaaaatctacaaaattaaagagttctctaattttctctctctatcctTAATCTCTGTCAGTGAAAATCAGGGGTGTAtgagatttatttatttgatttgaaTTACAGGGTTTCCATGGAAAAAAGTGACAAAGAAATTATGAGAGAGATTCAAGCCATCATGAGACAGATCGCATCCTGCATTACTTACTTACCATGCCTCGATGAACCCTGTAATAtgatcatttcatcttcttttttttattggtgtAATTTCCCAATTGAATTGATCTGATTTATTTCCCTTGCATTTATTTGCAGGTGTTTTTGACGTTTTAGCTTACACCAATAAAGATGTTGCAGTCCCATTTACCTGGATTGAGAGTGACCCTAAACTGATCACCAACCCACAAATGGTGAAATTGCATTCCTTTGATACCAAGGTAAAAAGGGTTTCTCTGGTGCTGCAACTAATGCCCTCTCCTTAGTTGTGGATTTCATTGATAACCATAACCTTAATTCCAGCTAATTTTTTGTACTGCATTATTGTTTATGCAGATACACAAGGTTGATACACTTGTCTCATACAAGTATGATGAATGGGACGAGTAGTAGCATTCTTCGCCTGGAACAATCTGTTTTGGTGATGTCTTAGTGAATTCTGTGTGAATCCATTATTCACATATCGGGATGAAGAGAGTTTATCCCGAGTAGAAGAAACTCTTTTTTGTGGACTTTCAGAATAGTATGGTATCAAGGAAGGAAATGAAAAGCCTGTGAGCTTTTTGCTCCCAAATTTTTAGCCATCTTTGTTGTTTATACTTTGTGTGAGTGTTTTGTCTGTTACATTAAGGCTTTGAAGAAGATTAACAGATTAAGGCAGCCCCAATACAATGTTGTAGACGCCATAGTCAGGCAAACTTTGTTGCACATCACCTACCTGTGCGGGTACGTGACAAATTGCAGTTTCACATGTCCTTTTCCTCTTCCACAAATGGCTGCCCCTTGTGCCGCCATTAAGAGTGCTTAGAGAGGTATTTATAGAATCAAAAGGAACATGTGTCACAAAACCGTACTCGTTCATGGTAAGTGATCCGGGTTCGTGACAGTCCTTTGCATGCACAGTGACTTCCATCATTTTGAGCCGAATGGGAAGCACTATAGCAGACACAATAACATCCAGAACACCAACACAGAAGCAGCCAGACCAAATAAACTTTCA
The nucleotide sequence above comes from Telopea speciosissima isolate NSW1024214 ecotype Mountain lineage chromosome 3, Tspe_v1, whole genome shotgun sequence. Encoded proteins:
- the LOC122656305 gene encoding mitotic spindle checkpoint protein MAD2-like codes for the protein MASRTIAKDIITLRGSAAIVSEFFGYAANSILYNRGVYPEESFVKVKKYGLSMLLTQDEGVKSFLSNLTAQLSEWLEAGKLQRVVLVIMTKATYEVLERWNFSIETDKEVVEKGVSMEKSDKEIMREIQAIMRQIASCITYLPCLDEPCVFDVLAYTNKDVAVPFTWIESDPKLITNPQMVKLHSFDTKIHKVDTLVSYKYDEWDE